The following proteins are encoded in a genomic region of Candidatus Methylomirabilota bacterium:
- a CDS encoding C4-dicarboxylate ABC transporter yields MSDPQTTTESPRRRFLKGAAMAAAGTAALGFPTVVKAQGPITMRWQSTWPQKDIFHEYANDFAKKVNDMTGGDLKIDVLPAGAVVPAFGLIDAVSKGTLDGGHGVLVYHYGKQTALALWGSSPAYGMDANMLLSWHKYGGGKQLLQKLYQSIGINVVSFPYGPMFTQPLGWYKKPITKPDDFKGLKFRTVGISIDLFQGLGAAVNALPGAEIVPAMDRGLLDAAEFNNATSDRILGFADVSKVCMLQSYHQNAEQLEITFNKTKFDALPDKMKAIIENAVEAASADMAWKSIDRYSKDYIELQTKDKVRFYKTPDSVLQKQLDIFDQVETKYAAQNPMFKEIAESQKGFAARAVKWDLDTNVSRRMAYNHYFAKAAAKPAAKPADKKS; encoded by the coding sequence ATGAGCGATCCGCAGACCACGACCGAATCGCCACGTCGCAGGTTCCTGAAAGGTGCGGCCATGGCCGCGGCGGGGACGGCCGCCCTCGGCTTCCCGACGGTCGTCAAGGCGCAGGGGCCCATCACGATGCGATGGCAGAGCACCTGGCCGCAAAAGGACATCTTCCACGAGTACGCGAACGACTTCGCCAAGAAGGTCAACGACATGACCGGCGGCGACCTCAAGATCGACGTGCTGCCGGCGGGCGCCGTGGTGCCGGCCTTCGGCCTCATCGACGCGGTGTCGAAGGGCACGCTCGACGGCGGTCACGGGGTGCTCGTGTACCACTACGGCAAGCAGACGGCGCTGGCTCTGTGGGGGTCCAGTCCCGCCTACGGCATGGACGCCAACATGCTGCTCTCCTGGCACAAGTACGGCGGCGGCAAGCAGCTGCTGCAGAAGCTCTACCAGTCGATCGGCATCAACGTCGTGTCCTTCCCCTACGGCCCGATGTTCACCCAGCCTCTCGGCTGGTACAAGAAGCCGATCACCAAGCCAGACGACTTCAAGGGGCTCAAGTTCCGCACCGTGGGCATCTCCATTGATCTCTTCCAGGGCCTGGGCGCAGCGGTGAACGCGCTGCCCGGCGCCGAGATCGTGCCGGCCATGGACCGGGGGCTCCTCGATGCCGCCGAGTTCAACAACGCGACCTCCGACCGCATCCTCGGCTTCGCCGACGTTTCCAAGGTGTGCATGCTGCAGAGCTACCACCAGAACGCCGAGCAGCTCGAGATCACGTTCAACAAGACCAAGTTCGACGCCCTGCCGGACAAGATGAAGGCGATCATCGAGAACGCCGTCGAAGCCGCCTCGGCCGACATGGCCTGGAAGTCGATCGACCGCTACTCGAAGGACTACATCGAGCTGCAGACCAAGGACAAGGTCAGGTTCTACAAGACCCCGGACTCGGTGCTGCAGAAGCAGCTCGACATCTTCGACCAGGTCGAGACCAAGTATGCGGCTCAGAACCCGATGTTCAAGGAAATCGCCGAGTCGCAGAAGGGGTTCGCCGCACGGGCGGTGAAGTGGGACCTCGACACCAACGTCAGCCGCCGCATGGCCTACAACCACTACTTCGCCAAGGCTGCTGCAAAGCCGGCCGCCAAGCCCGCTGACAAGAAGAGCTG